The sequence TGCTGTGGCTTCCAAGTCGCTATGCCCACTACAAGCCCTTTGACCAGATTTTAGAATTCCCCCATCGGGTTCAGCTGATCCAACGGGCGATCGCCCATCAGCCTCAGTTTGTGTTGCCTACGATCCAGCAAGATGTACAGGGCGTGTCCTATGCTCTCGATCTGTTTCAGCAACTTCAAGCTGCGTATCCTGGGGTACTCTGGCATTGGATTATGGGGTTAGATGCCCTGCGATCGCTGCCCCAGTGGTACGGGCGTCAGATCTTGGTAGAGCAGTGTACATGGTTGATTGCGCCTCGGATTGATCTGAATTCGCTTTGCGTTCAAGATTTCACCTCCACAGATTTACCGCTCACCACATCGCTAGAGGCCTGGATCCTGAATGAAACCGAGGTTGCGATTCAAGCGGTGGCCGATCGTCTTAGGCAAGAGGGTTTGGAGTTTAAGGGGCGATCGCTCCAGATGCCCTTGATCCCGATCTCATCCCGCCTCATTCGTGCTCGCTGCCGTCAGCGTCAATCCATTCGCCATCTTGTGCCTGACGGTGTGTATGACGATATTGCGGCTCATCACTGGTACGCTCATTCGTGATGTTTGATGAGCAAAAATACTTAGGACTCAAAATCCTTGTCGGACGGGCATTCTGGCCAAGTTGGTCAAATTTTTATCGTGATCCCCTATTGAGAGGGGTACTCATAAGAGTGTATGATTTGGTTCATTAATGGCGATTTATGAATATTACAGAGGGCAAGACGCAGTGGTTAGAGTAGCAATTAATGGTTTTGGACGTATCGGACGGAACTTTTTGCGCTGCTGGCTCGGACGTACCGACAGCCAGTTGGAGGTTGTGGCAATCAATGATACATCTGATCCAAAGACCAATGCC is a genomic window of Synechococcales cyanobacterium T60_A2020_003 containing:
- the nadD gene encoding nicotinate (nicotinamide) nucleotide adenylyltransferase, translating into MKRLAILGGTFNPIHLGHLILADTALTQCHLDQVLWLPSRYAHYKPFDQILEFPHRVQLIQRAIAHQPQFVLPTIQQDVQGVSYALDLFQQLQAAYPGVLWHWIMGLDALRSLPQWYGRQILVEQCTWLIAPRIDLNSLCVQDFTSTDLPLTTSLEAWILNETEVAIQAVADRLRQEGLEFKGRSLQMPLIPISSRLIRARCRQRQSIRHLVPDGVYDDIAAHHWYAHS